Part of the Bos taurus isolate L1 Dominette 01449 registration number 42190680 breed Hereford chromosome 1, ARS-UCD2.0, whole genome shotgun sequence genome is shown below.
GCCTGTGGGGTTCTGGTGAGCTGGAGTTTGCACGACCCTGGGGGGAGCCAAGGTCACTTAGCCTTCCTGAGCCAGTGGCCTGGGACAGGTCTTGCACTGGGCGGGGTGCAGATGAGAAGGTGAAGGGGAAGCGAGGGGCCAGAACCACTGGGACATCTTGTGTTGTCAGAGAAGGGGCCACTGCGGGAAGGGGAGCGGGAGGTGAGGGCAGAGAGAGGCTGGGAGGCTGGTGGAAATGTGGGCACTGGCTCCCCTTCTGCAGTGGAGCCCGCCCAGGGGAGGCAGGCTGGCAGCAGAGAGGGGCTGCCCCGGCGCTTCTCCTGGAACACCCTCCTGCAGTGACCTCATGGGGCCTCGCTTTGGGGCAGGCTGGTCATCGGTGGTGTGAGCCTGGGGGCCAGAACTGCCTCGCCTTTCGCTCCTAGGAGGAGTGAGGCCCAGGTGCCCCTTCCAGGGAGGGGAGGATCCAGCAGGCCAGATGGGGTCCCCTTGCCCTTAGACCTCCCGATTGCCAGCAGTGACGGCTGCCCGGCAGGTCTGGGCCAGACCCCTCTCAGCTGAGTGTGCCAGACCCCTgtctccagcctgtgcttcttgtTTGCTTTAAGACCAAGGAGGTGCAGAAGGCCATGGACGAGAAGAGGTTTGACGAGGCCATCCAGCTCCGAGGCGGGTGAGGGCCTGGCGGGCCCCACATTGGGCAGTGGTCTGTTCTGTGGGGCCCCCAGCAGACTCCGAGTGTCTTGCCCATGGCCACCCCCTGACCCTGACACGCGGACGTGCCCACCTGCAGAGGTGGCGCTCTGAGCCCCTCTCCTAGGGCATGCATCATGCAGGAGATGGGGCGTGACGGTCCCTGTGACCAGGAAGCAGGCGGGCAGCCTGCagggctgggtgtgtgtgtggaacACTGCACAGGTAGGGTCAGGAagggggcctggggagggggcagggggaggggagaccGCAGGAGGAAGCAGTGGGGGCAGGCCCCGGGCCAGGTCACCTGGATCCACAGGTCTGTTTCCTCTGGGTCCCTTGGCCTTGGAGCTGCAGAGTCCATGCTGGCTGAACGCGGGCACTTGCTTTGCTGAGGGGGCATTGGGAACGCGGTTTAGAGGGATCTCTGCCGCCTGGTGATGGCACCCAGCCAGGCTCCATGGCGACAAGAGTGGGGAAGTGGGCCATGCCCGTGTTTGGCCCCTCGGAGGCTGCATTCTGGGCTGGgctgtggctgtgctgggccaGGCTGCTCGGCTGTGGCTGCATCGTGCATGACCCGCTTCCTTTCCAGGAGCTTTGAGAACAACTGGAATATTTACAAGCTGCTTTCCCACCAGAAGATCTCCAAGGAGAAGGTGAGAGCGGGCTGCGGAGCCCATGCCTGTCTGTGTCTGCAGCCTCCACCTGCCAGCTCCCCCACAACCTGGCTCAGGGAGTAGGGAGCCGCCCCTGCTCAGGGAACCGGGACCCTCCCTCCTGTCTGGGGTCTGAACTGCGGGCTGAGAGGGCAGGCTCGGCCTCTGCTTGACCAGTAGGCCCCAACAGCCTGTGTCTGGGCCTGGGGATCACACTGGCCTGTCGCTTATCAAATGGCTGAAGGTTGAGTCAGGCCCACAGGTTGCCTTGGAGAGCAGGGCTCCAGGGTTACGCTGTTGTTCCgttgcgcagtcgtgtctgactctttgagaccccgtggacagcagcactccaggcttccctgtctttcgctgtctcctagagtttgctcagattcatgtgcattgagttggtgatgccatccaaccatctcattctctgctgcccccttcacttttgccttcagtctttcctggcatcagggtcttttccagtgagtcagctcttcgcatcaggtggccaaagtattagagtttcagcttcagcatcagtccttccaatgaatgctcaggactgattttctttagaattgactggtttgatcttgctgtccaagggattctcaagagtattAAGACATGTTCCCAAACAGCTaaaaacttcaggaaatggtctCTCTTCCAAATAAGGACAACAGCAGGATCCATCTCTGAAATCATGGGACAAAGAAAGGGTCACACCAAGACAATCTTGGACGGTGGGGTCCTGGCCCACCCACCCCCATTTATCCCAAGAGCTGGTTGGGGGTGGGCAGCATTCCCAGGCAAGGCAGAGTGGTGTCCACATCTTCTTCCAGAATCCTCTGGGTTATGACCACCTCTGGGGCATCAGGCTGGTGTTACCAGGACCCACCAGAGCCACACAGCCCAGCAGAGCCAGTGGCCACACGTGGCTGCTGAGTTCTGGGAACGTGGCTGTCCCTAGTGGGGTGCCTGCGTGCCCCACAGATGTTGGGTCTGAGGAGCAGCAGGAGAAATGGGTGTGAAAGACCTGATTTCTTACATTGATTCCGAGTTGAGGCGATGACACATTGGTTCTATCAGGTTAAATTAACCATTGTATtactattaattattaatattaaagggcttccttggtggttcagttggtaaagaatccgcctgcaatgcaggagactcaggtttgattcttgggttaggaagatcccctggagaaggaaatggcaacccactccagtattcttgcctgggaaatcgcatggacagagaagcctggcgggctacggtccgtggggttgcagaaagtcagacacgacttaatacGAAATTGGCGTCGCCTGCTTCTTTGCACTTTGTTGTGGCTGCGGTGGCCCCCTTGTGCTGCTCACCAAGGATATTCTGGGGCGCTGAGCCCTGAGCGTGGGGTGACTGCCACTGGCAGGCACTGACTGTGGTCCCAGCTGCACTTGACTGACAGCGGCTGGAGTCCTGCTCCTGCCTTTGGCCCAGGACTGTGCGGGTTGTGGGCGGGGCCTGCACGGTAGCTCGGGTGGTCTTGAGCTGAGCATCAGGAGGCTTCAGCGGGACACAGACCCTCCTGTTATGGGATCAGGAGGACAGGTGTTTGTCACGCCCGGGGGAGTCCAGTCCCTGGACGGTGTCCAGGCTGGCCCGAGGACCGGGGCCCTTTCTCCGGAAGCTGCTGTCTGCTGACTTCCGTCTGGGTCGGCGGCCCCCCCGCCCTGTGCCCACGTGTTtgtctctccctcttctctgAAGACCAACTTCTCCCTGGCCATCCTGAACGTGGGGGCCCCAGCAGCCGGCATGAACGCGGCCGTGCGCTCGGCGGTGCGTTCTGGCATCTCCCAGGGCCACACGGTGTACGTTGTGCATGACGGCTTTGAAGGCCTGGCCAAGAACCAGGTAGGTGAGGCCGTGCCCGAGGCCGGTGGGGAGCCCAGCCTGTGGTGGTGCGCCTGTTTGCCTTTGGTCAGCTTAGGCTACGTCCCCAGCTGGCTTATAAACACACAAGGACCAAAGGACTCACAATGTGGGCACGGGGAAAGGCTGGGCCTGCTCCCCGGGGTGGCGGGGGCACAGCTGGATCCACCTCAGCCTAGGTCAGCCCCCGAGACCCTGCTCCGACCTGCGGCTGGAGGGTCAGTCCCTGGCCTGGCCTCTGTCCCCCCAAGGACGTGCACTTCTGAGCACAGGCTTGTCATCTGTGGAGAAGTGGGCAAGTGCCCTGGCCTGCTCCCTGAAGCCATGCCTCCCCCTACAGGTGCAAGAAGTGAGCTGGCATGACGTGGCCGGCTGGCTGGGGCGTGGTGGCTCCATGCTGGGGACAAAGAGGTGAGCAGCTGGCCACTGGGTGGGGTGTGGATGTCAGAGAAACCAGCCCCGTGGCCACAGGCTGGGTCCTCCCTGGCTGGTGGCCTGTCTAGAGTGGGACACAGACCCTGCTGCCGGGGGCTTCCCTGAGGGCACCTGTGTAGAGGATGGCTATTCAGGTGACCCAGCCTGCAGAAGGCACCCCCTCGGGCAGGAAGTGAGGCTTACAGCCCAGGTGTGGGGAGGGCAGTGGCCAGTGCCCTGGCAGGTGCCAGGCCACCTGTCCTGCTGGTGGTCCcttcacccccacccacccatgcCTCACCTCTGCCTCCCCTCTAATGGGGAATAATCACATTGCCAGGTCCCATGCCCACCTTCTCCTGTGGTCAGACATTGTGGACGTGTGtccctccagcctggcattctgtgCAGACTCGCGTATCCATCTGATTTATCTTCTGCAGGACGCTGCCCAAAGGCTTCATGGAGAAAATTGTGGAAAACATCCGCCTTCACAACATCCACGCCCTGCTGGTCATCGGGGGCTTTGAGGTGCGGGGGCAACCCAGGCAGGAGGACCAAGTGGCCGAGGGCCTCAGTCTCCTGCTGGCGAGGGGCCAGTCCAGAGGGCTCTCAGCAGAGCTCTGAGTATTGGGGGCGTGTCCATGTGACGCTGGTGCTCGCTCAGCCCCCCTACATGACAGACATcgactcctgccatctcctggagGAACCTGAGCGCCTGCAGAATGGGTGGAGTGGGTCGGGGACACGGCAGCTggcctccttcctgccctccttGGAGTCCAGTTCCTGGGGACGGTGGCTACAGAGCTCCTGGGTGGGGCCCACCTGGTCTCGGCCctgagggtgggggcaggtgggCTCAGGTGCCCAGCCCCGCACGCACTTGGGGAGCAGGACCCAGGGGCCCCTTCTCTGGCCTTGGCCCCCAGACCAGCCTCTCCAGGGCCGGGCCTGAGCCCCCCATCCCCACAGGCCTACGAGGGGGTGCTGCAGCTGGTGGAGGCCCGTGGGCGCTATGAGGAGCTGTGCATCGTCATGTGCGTCATCCCCGCCACCATCAGCAACAACGTGCCAGGCACGGACTTCAGCCTGGGCTCCGACACGGCCGTCAACGCCGCCATGGAGGTGCGGGCTGGGCGTGGGCCGGGGGCTGGTTGGGAGTGGGGAGCGCGCAGAGGGGCTGCCGAGCAGGTAGGACAGGTACGGGGCCCCACCGAGGCTGGTGGACCATGTGGGGAGTGGGCAGGACCCGGCTGCCCCCCGAGGCCTCGTGGATGGCAGCGGGGGGGAGTGGCTGTGGGGTGATAGGGTGTGAGGATGATGGTGGGCAGGGCTGCAGCCAACCTAACTGAGCTGCTGCTGTACTGGTGTGGACATCCAGCCATGGTTCTGTCTGGTGAAGCAGCCACATGGTGGCTCTGGGGGTACCCAGGGCTCTGGCTGGGACGTGGGAGGTGGGAGCCTTGTTCCGGGATGGGGGAGGGTCCCAGCAGGCTTGCCCCACTGAGCTCCCCAGGGGCGTCCCCCTGACTCTCTCACTCTCCAGACCTTTCCCACACTATTACCTCTCATGAATCCAGCTCCCCCGAGGTTCCAGCACCTCCATTTGGGGgatcagaagctggaagagggtGTGCTGCTGTAATAAGTGCTACATATTATtagatgaagaagaaaatacaaatggaaCAAGAGACTAAAGGAGACCCCAAACCGCCCACCCCTATTTCCCCCATCCCAGAATACCACGATCCTCAGGGGTTTTCTTAGAATCCAGCCTCCATCTGCACTGGCTGTGGGTCACTGCACCCACTGCTCTTCCGAAACTTCTGGTGCCCCTGAACCTCACCAGGTGGGCGAAGATAGGATTCTATTTCAGTTCACAATTCTGATTTCTGGTGCAGGTGAACATTTTCCATGCATTTATTGGTGGCCATTTATGGGTTTTTGGAAATTATCTTTTTCCACCATTTGCCTATTTTTCTCTGGGCacgttttcttttttatttgtaagTGCTCTTTACATATGTGGGACACAGACTCTTTGCAAACACTGTGGCCGTCTCCTCCACTTTGCTCTTCATCTGTCATCTGGGGTTGATGCTCACAGTTCAGACATCAGTGACCTGCTCATCTGTTTTGGTTCTCTTTCCTCAGTTCTTTATCCAATACTCGCATTTCCTTGAACCATTCAGAGGTAGGATTGTTATCAGGCGTCATGTTATCCTTAGTGTGTGCAGAGCCCTCACTGCATGTGCTGTCTGGGCCCCTGTTTATGACCCTGACGTGGCAGGCATGTCTCCCGCTTTGGCAGATTAAGGCTCAGTATGTCCCTGGCCCAGGGTTAGGGAGAGCTTCCTGGCAGCGCccctggcctccacccaccaCACTCTAGTGATCCCTCCTCGTCCTGGGGGCAGAATTGCCCAGACTGGGAATTCGATTCTGTGTGGCCAAGGGGAGGTTCATGGTGAGGCCTGCCAGCACCCTGGCACACAGGGCAGGGGctgtcccagcccctccctgcctccgCCTTGGTCCTCAGCTTGGGCCAGAGACCTGAGTCCCTGTAGCATCGTGGGTCCCTGCGGCCTGAAGGGCGGTCTCTGACTGCCCCCTGGCCCCCAGAGTTGTGACCGCATCAAGCAGTCGGCCTCGGGGACCAAGCGCCGTGTGTTCATCGTGGAGACCATGGGTGGCTACTGCGGCTACCTGGCTACTGTGACTGGCATTGCTGTGGGCGCCGACGCTGCCTATGTCTTCGAGGATCCCTTCAACATTCAAGACTTAAAGGTGAGCAGAGCCCCCGCCCTTCCTCCCGCTGCAGACCACTTGAAGGGGCTGGGACTCCAGCCAAGGAGCCACGGCCCAGAAGGCTGGGGACTCATCGCCTTCAAGGGGACCCAGCCCATGACCCCCTGCACTCCTTCCCCCACAGTGCAGTCCCCTCACCCCTACTCTGTGCAGCCCCCCCCACCCCTGTGcagcccccccaccccatgcAGTCCCACCCCCTCGCCCCCACCTCCATGCAGCCCCCCTTCCCCCCGCTGTGGCTTTCCCACCCGGCCTCACTGTCCAGCCACTGGCCCACCCCCGCACCAGCCCTCCTAGTCCTTCAGGGCCTGCAGGACCAGCCTGCCCCTGTAGGTGGACCTGGGTCATGTTGGCCCTGCCTGTCGGGTATTCTGGAACGTTCCTTCCTGGACAGCCCGCAGCTGCTGGAGGGGGTGGGCAGTGCTGACTGATGCACCGACCTCACTCACTGTGGTTGGTCCTCCCTCTGCAGGCCAATGTGGAGCACATGACCGAGAAGATGAAGACAGAGATCCAGCGGGGCCTGGTACTCCGGTGAGGCTGCAGGCGAGCCCacagggcctgggggtgggagCTTCCTGACCCCTGGGCTGTGGGTCAGGGCTGCTGAGGGGCAGCTGGGCAGAGAGAGGATGGGGGCTTAGGCAGTGGTGGTGGGGTCGAGCTTTCCTTCGAGCCTGTGGGCCAGCCCACAGGGGTGGGCTCAGCATCCCTGAGACTCAGGTCCCACCTTCCTCTTCCAGGAACGAGAAGTGCCACGAGCACTACACCACAGAGTTCCTGTACAACCTCTACTCCTCCGAGGGCAAGGGCGTGTTTGACTGCAGGACCAACGTCCTGGGCCACCTGCAGCAGGTGTGGGGACGTGGATTCCAGAAGGCTGCTCCCTGACACCTGTGCCCAGGGGCCCAGGGGGCTGCAGCAGAGCGAGGACACTTCTCCATGCCCCTCCTTGTGGGGCACCTGGCTGTAGGGGCTGCTTCATCCGCACACCCCTGACCCGAGTGCTCATCGCCCACTGCacaggcaggagacccaggctgtGTCTTGGTGAGACCCATGCTGTGGGTTCCCAGCCAGACGTGAGAGCTGTGTGCACCCACAAGGCACCCCTTCCCCAGGGGTTTTTGCCCACTAGTGGTGGGACCTGTCTGCTGGATGCAGGGGCCCACAGAAGCCTCCCAGTCGATGAGTTGGCGACCCACTACCCGGCCTCTGGAGGTGGCCTTTGGGCCAAATGTGGGATGGAGAAAGGGGCTGGGTTGCTATAGGCCGAGGGGATGGGGTGTCAGAACTCTCTGGGAGGGCTCACCTAGGTCATGGTCAGGCCAGGATGCTGGGCTCAGGCCAGGGCTGGGGCTGCCTGTGGCCCCACGGCTCCCCAAAGGCCAGAAGCTGGCCTCACCCACTGTGTTTCCCACGGCTCCCCAAAGGCCAGAACCTGACCTCACCCACTGTGTTTCCAGGGTGGAGCTCCCACCCCCTTTGACCGGAACTATGGTACCAAGCTCGGGGTGAAAGCCATAATCTGGATGTCGGAGAAGCTGCGGGCAGTCTATCGCAATGGTAAGTGGGGGCAGGCAGCAGCCGGCCCAACCTGCCCTCTGCTGGCATCCCTGGTGTGGGGCTGCCATCACATGCCTATGTCCACAGGGCGGGTGTTTGCCAATGCCTCTGACTCGGCCTGCGTGATTGGCCTGCAGAAGAAAGTGGTGGCCTTCAGCCCTGTCACCGAGCTCAAGAAAGACACCGACTTTGAGTGAGTCCCTCCAAAGAGAGGGTGGACCGCAGGGCCCAGACCTGCCTGGGGTGAAATGTGCTGGGAGAGGGGTGTGGCCACACTCAGCCCTGACCCCACAGGGTTGCCTGTCCACCACCGACAGGGTAGAGGGTGAGGGTGAGAGGGTAGAGGTCAGTGATGGTCAGGTCTGAGGGTGTACTTGATCTGCTGAGCCCTCCTGGGCGTGGGCCCCAGAGGGACAGGACCCCAACACAGTGGCCAGGTGGCCCAAAGGGACGCGCCTGGGAGCTACCCCTCCCCTGCCTCCGCCCCCTGACCCTGACCCCACCCCGCCGCAGGCACTGCCAGTCCcacccctgagcccaccctcTGACACTGACCCTGTCCCGCCCCAGGCACCGCATGCCCCGGGAGCAGTGGTGGCTGAACCTGCGGCTCATGCTGAAGATGCTGGCACACTACCGCATCAGCATGGCTGACTACGTGTCCGGGGAGCTGGAGCACGTCACCCGCCGCACCCTCAGCATTGAGACGGGCTTCTGAAGCTCTGTCCACGCCCCGCTCACCCTGCACCCGCCTCCCCCAGCTCCTCGGGGCCAGGCTGCTGGACCCTGCGGGTGAGCGGGCAGGGGCTGTGGGCCGCAGGGCCGTGCAGGCTCCAGGGTTCTCACTGCCCCACTTCCTTTCTGCTGCCCTCTCAGCTCTCTCCTGGGACAGAGCACCCTGGGCAcccccttccagtgcaggggcatgCGCTGGCATCTGTGTTTGGACATGGCTGCCCCTCTGCCTCAGCACCCCATGTGGCCTGGAGCCTCTCTCCTAGGCGGCCCTGTACCCTCACCTGCCCTGGGCCCAAGGCAGTGGGAGGGCTTACCCTGTGGACCTCACTGTGACCCTGCTTCTGTGTGCACTGGCCGCCGGGGCTGAGCAGAGCTTGTCACCTTttctaggaataaaatcacctgACTGTGGAGTGCTGTCAATCTCTGGAAACCTGGGGAGGGCGGGCGGGCTGGTGGTCATCCCCCCACCTGTATGCATGAGTCTGGGGTCCTCCTTTGGCCCCTGGGCTGAGGCTGTCTCAGGGACATGCGTTCTCTGGGGCCATACCCCTTCCTGAACCAACAGCCCCTCACCCCTGTCTGTGTGGTGACCTGACCCCCATGCCAGGCGTGGGAGGACTTCTGAGTCTGACTCTGCCTGGGCTGGGGTCTCAGAAGCAGAGCCAAGGACCCTGGGacaggtggtggtgggagggaccACCCAGGAGACACTGGTGGGGGATCTGGGGGGCTGAGAGGCAGCTAGACACTTGTCACCACTGGGGGCTATGGGTGGGCTGACCCCTGGAAGTCCCTGGCTTGCGGGAGTGCCTGGCTCCACAGCAGATGCCAGCACCGAGGCGCCGAGAGGAGGACAAGCTGGATGTGGACCACACAGCTGTGCTTGGTGGGTCCCTGTCACTCTGAGCAGGCTGCCTACCCATATGTTTCCACAGCAGTTACCTGGGCACTTCGTCCAGGGCTGCTCTGCCCGCACTCCTGCCCTTGGCACCCACAGAGGTCAGGTGAGGTTTTTTGGGAGGCCCTGACCTCGGAGGGTCCACAGGCCCAATTGGGAGTCCCCGGGTTGGAGGGCCTCCTGGTCAGGTCTCAAATGGCTGACCGGCTCTAAGGCTGATGCTGGTGCCCACTTCTCTGGTTCCTTCATGTCCCCACAGACCCTGGCTTTTTCCAGGGTTTTCGGATTGGTTTTGCTTAAATGTGCAGAGTCTACAGATCCTGGTAAAACCCTGGAATATTGGCCTCGCAGGCTCTTTCTCGCTTCTCCAGGCTGGGCACTGGGTGTCCTGGGGTGGCCCGGGCCCTATCACTGCAGGGGTCAAGGGGAGCTGGGCGCGGGTGAAGCCAGCACTGGGCAGTGCCTGGGCCAGCGTGGCATCCTGGCAGGCAGCAGTTGCCTCAGCAGCAGGGGAGGACCTGGCCCCATACTGGCCTCTGCCAGCTAGGACACTTCCTCCAGGCCTGCCATCTGCCTCCTTGGAGCCACTCAGCCTTCCTCCCTGGGGCGTGCCAGTGCGGGGCACATAGGGAGCTGCCTCCCAGGCCGAAAGACGTCAGCGGTGCCACCGGCCACCTGACCTGCAGCTGGGAAGCAGAGGGTGAGACTGTAGCAGCTGCAGGAGAGCCTAGGGGTCCAGCCCCACCGCTGTTCTGCTCCTCCCCGTCACCCGCTTTCCTCCTCTCAGCCAGCCCTGGGCTCCCCAAGCAAAGGGGTCTCACCAGGACCTCAGGAGCTGCCTGTTGACAGAATTCCAGTGTTTGCTGCTCCTGAGCTCAGGGAGGGAGGGACCACAGCCTTCTTAGCCCTGATCTGAGGATGCCTGTCAGGGGGACTGaggtcacctgatcagggcaagCCCACCAGGACACCCCCTGTCATTAAGGCAGAGTCACctgatgaggggcttccctggtggctcagctggtaaagaatctgcctgcattgcaggagacctgggtttgattcccgggttgaaaagatcccctggagaagggaaaggctacccactgcagtattctggcctggagaatcccatggactgtataatccatggggtcacagagttggacacgactgagcaactttcacttttcacttccacctGATGAGGGCCTTCACTACATCTGTGAACTCTTCACCTTGGCCGTATAAGGCAGCATATCCACACTCAGATTGCCCTCCCACTTAGGGGTGGGGTCTTATCTGGTGGACACACCAGGGGTCAGGACCTTGGGGCACCTGAgaatcccaccccctcccccagacaACAAGCGTGGGCTTCACTTGCAGGGAGTGTGTGCGCTGCAGTTTCTCAGAACAGGGTGGGGTGGTGCGTACAGCCAAGGACACGCCACAGAGGACATAGCTGACTGAGGGGCTGCGGGCCCAGGAGCAGGGTGAGCCAGAGGTCATGCATCACCCTCTGGCTGCCTGAGGCtgaggaggagcctgggaggggcTGAGTGAGGTCTGCTGCACACAGGGGTGCTGGGCATGTGTTCCCGTGGTCCAGAGAGCAGGAGCAATCACCCTACCCGCCTTGGGAAGCAGCCTGAACCCCCCATGTCCACAACTCCTGCTCTGCCCCCTTGGTCTAGGGCCACCCCGCTGGGAAAGGAGGGGAGCGTTTGAACCCAGAGCCCCTCTCAACACTGACAGCTGCCCCCAGGCCCAGGGCAGCTCTCCACAAGCCACACCCCCTCCCTGAGCCTGGTGCCCACTGGGGAGGCAGTCAGGAAAGGCTCTGGGACGCACGCGACCACAAGTGCATTGTTTTTCTGTCTCAGCATTCTTGAGCTCTTTCTTACGATGTGAAGACTATTATTTCAGGCCCTACCAAACCCTGCTATTTCTGCGAGGCTTCCAGGGAAGGCAGCCCATGAGTCATTCTTGCGGGGGTGATGGAACTTGGAACAGCATCCACCGAAGCAGACGTTTGTGCAGCAGGTTTAACTAGAGCCCTTCTCTGTGATCCTGCCGGCGGCAGGCTCAGCAGGTGCTGGACAGTGTTTCTGGGTAATCGTTCCAGAGGCTCCCGCGCAGGTGCACTCCGACGGGGCAGTGGGAGGGACCTCCCCTGAGGGCCTAAGTGCAGGGGGCGGGGAGGCCCTCAGACTCTGTTGCAGACCCTGGAGAGTCCGGCCAGGGGACATCAAGGCCGCAGGCAGTGTCTGTCTCAGTCTGATGGTCGAGTTGGGGTGCCCACACGTCAGGGTCCTCATCTGTCAGCAGTCCCACCCACTGGGTATGTGGGGACGGTGAGTGATACTGTCTTGGCTTTCCCACTTGTTGACATCTTGAGGAAGTGTTGATTCAGACACTACACCCCTGGCCTGGCTAAGGTTCATAGGTTTGTCTCTTCAACCCTGCCCCACCCACCAGTCCCCCGAGGAGGGGGAGGGGTATCTGTGGGGCTCCTCAGGCCGAGCTGTGGCCACCCACCTCTCTTGCATGATGCTGTGATGGGCAGCTTTGCCTTTATGCAGAAACAGTG
Proteins encoded:
- the PFKL gene encoding ATP-dependent 6-phosphofructokinase, liver type; its protein translation is MASVDLEKLRTTGAGKAIGVLTSGGDAQGMNAAVRAVTRMGIYVGAKVFLIYEGYEGLVEGGENIKQANWLSVSNIIQLGGTVIGSARCKAFTTREGRRAAAYNLVQRGITNLCVIGGDGSLTGANIFRSEWGSLLEELVSEGKISEGTAQTYSHLNIAGLVGSIDNDFCGTDMTIGTDSALHRIMEVIDAITTTAQSHQRTFVLEVMGRHCGYLALVSALASGADWLFIPEAPPEDGWENFMCERLGETRSRGSRLNIIIIAEGAIDRNGKPISSRYVKDLVVQRLGFDTRVTVLGHVQRGGTPSAFDRILSSKMGMEAVMALLEATPDTPACVVSLSGNQSVRLPLMECVQMTKEVQKAMDEKRFDEAIQLRGGSFENNWNIYKLLSHQKISKEKTNFSLAILNVGAPAAGMNAAVRSAVRSGISQGHTVYVVHDGFEGLAKNQVQEVSWHDVAGWLGRGGSMLGTKRTLPKGFMEKIVENIRLHNIHALLVIGGFEAYEGVLQLVEARGRYEELCIVMCVIPATISNNVPGTDFSLGSDTAVNAAMESCDRIKQSASGTKRRVFIVETMGGYCGYLATVTGIAVGADAAYVFEDPFNIQDLKANVEHMTEKMKTEIQRGLVLRNEKCHEHYTTEFLYNLYSSEGKGVFDCRTNVLGHLQQGGAPTPFDRNYGTKLGVKAIIWMSEKLRAVYRNGRVFANASDSACVIGLQKKVVAFSPVTELKKDTDFEHRMPREQWWLNLRLMLKMLAHYRISMADYVSGELEHVTRRTLSIETGF